Proteins encoded in a region of the Atopobium sp. oral taxon 416 genome:
- the cysS gene encoding cysteine--tRNA ligase, which translates to MLIYNTQTRRKEEFRPIEKGKVRMYVCGPTVYDEIHIGNARTFLCFDVVRRYLTYRGYSVTFAQNLTDVDDKIINRANEQGRAAREVSEQYADAFIKQMHRFGILDPDIRPRATREIAAMQEMIQGLIDQKHAYAVPFGDVYFSVRSDPHYGILSGRNVDELMSGARIEKNEQKKDPLDFALWKATKPGEPSWPSPWGDGRPGWHTECVAMIHRYLGVPIDIHGGGQDLIFPHHENETAQCMCNWHTPLANVWMHTGMLTIDGEKMSKSLGNFYTLKEVLDKYPADALRLLMLQTHYRSPLDFSFERLSGAIGTLERLKSCVKNLKWAAKNAPQDGGLSDHDRALTKAVKEAQASFTAQMDDDFNTAGGLAAIFGLVTAGNTYLSEAGSDTSTAAALRAADALVELSCVLGIDLSSKDPEGLPSELIDLAKRYTDFDGDDPVEAAQALIETRQNARKAKQWDTADAIRDGIAGLGLVIEDTQAGARLRKKA; encoded by the coding sequence ATGCTTATCTATAACACCCAAACCAGGAGAAAAGAAGAGTTCAGGCCGATTGAGAAAGGCAAGGTCCGCATGTACGTCTGTGGGCCGACAGTATACGACGAGATCCATATCGGCAATGCCCGTACCTTCCTGTGTTTCGACGTGGTCCGCCGCTACCTCACCTACAGAGGCTACTCGGTGACCTTCGCCCAGAATCTGACCGATGTGGATGACAAGATCATCAATCGGGCCAATGAGCAGGGGAGAGCTGCCAGAGAGGTCTCCGAACAATACGCAGATGCCTTCATCAAACAGATGCACCGCTTCGGGATCCTCGACCCTGATATCCGTCCGCGCGCAACGCGCGAGATCGCCGCGATGCAGGAGATGATCCAAGGGTTGATCGACCAGAAGCACGCCTATGCGGTGCCTTTTGGGGATGTGTACTTCTCAGTGAGAAGCGATCCGCACTACGGCATCCTCTCCGGCCGCAACGTCGACGAGCTGATGAGCGGCGCCCGCATCGAGAAAAACGAGCAGAAGAAGGATCCGCTTGACTTTGCGCTGTGGAAAGCCACAAAGCCGGGTGAACCGAGCTGGCCAAGCCCCTGGGGTGACGGCCGTCCTGGCTGGCACACCGAATGCGTCGCGATGATCCACCGTTATCTGGGTGTCCCGATCGATATCCACGGCGGCGGCCAGGACCTGATCTTCCCGCACCACGAGAACGAGACGGCGCAGTGCATGTGCAACTGGCATACGCCGCTGGCCAATGTGTGGATGCATACCGGCATGCTCACGATCGACGGTGAGAAGATGTCCAAGTCGCTGGGCAACTTCTACACGCTCAAAGAGGTCCTCGACAAGTATCCGGCGGACGCGCTGCGCCTGCTGATGCTGCAGACCCACTACCGCTCACCTCTGGACTTCAGCTTTGAGCGCCTGAGCGGCGCCATCGGAACCCTGGAGCGTCTCAAGAGCTGTGTCAAGAACCTTAAGTGGGCGGCAAAGAATGCCCCTCAGGACGGGGGGCTCAGCGATCATGACCGGGCCTTAACGAAGGCGGTCAAAGAGGCGCAGGCCTCCTTCACCGCTCAGATGGACGATGATTTCAATACCGCAGGCGGCCTTGCCGCGATCTTTGGGCTGGTCACGGCAGGCAATACCTACCTGTCTGAGGCAGGCAGCGACACCTCGACCGCCGCGGCACTGAGAGCTGCGGATGCTCTGGTAGAGCTTTCCTGCGTCCTCGGTATCGACCTCTCCTCGAAGGATCCTGAGGGGTTGCCCTCAGAGCTCATTGACCTCGCAAAGCGCTATACCGACTTCGACGGCGACGATCCCGTTGAAGCGGCGCAGGCGCTCATTGAGACGAGACAGAATGCCCGTAAGGCCAAACAGTGGGATACCGCAGACGCAATCCGCGACGGAATCGCAGGCTTAGGCCTTGTTATCGAAGACACGCAAGCCGGCGCTCGCCTGCGCAAGAAAGCATAG
- the rplJ gene encoding 50S ribosomal protein L10, with the protein MPNKNNVEMLSKVKESLDSSDGLFVVDYRGLSVKESQELRRNLRDTDASMKVYKNNIVRIALKEADMPDLDLSGTCAYVFFQKDPVESAKVIKECAQKTKKLSFVGGIAYGKALSPEDAKAYADLPGHDELIAQFTHVLASPLRGIASVCAGPARGLATALDAVAKQKEKDAA; encoded by the coding sequence ATGCCAAACAAGAACAATGTCGAAATGCTCAGCAAGGTCAAGGAGTCCCTGGATTCTTCCGATGGACTTTTTGTCGTCGATTATCGTGGCCTGAGCGTGAAGGAGAGCCAGGAGCTCCGCCGCAATCTTCGTGATACTGACGCATCCATGAAGGTGTACAAGAACAACATCGTGAGGATCGCCCTCAAAGAGGCCGATATGCCCGATTTGGATCTGAGTGGAACCTGCGCTTATGTCTTCTTCCAGAAAGATCCTGTTGAGTCCGCAAAGGTCATCAAGGAGTGCGCTCAGAAAACGAAGAAGCTTTCCTTCGTCGGTGGCATCGCGTACGGTAAAGCACTCTCACCGGAGGATGCTAAGGCTTATGCAGATCTGCCGGGCCACGATGAGCTTATCGCTCAATTCACGCACGTGCTCGCAAGTCCGCTGCGTGGGATCGCTTCTGTCTGCGCGGGTCCGGCCCGCGGCCTCGCAACTGCACTGGATGCTGTTGCCAAGCAGAAGGAGAAGGACGCAGCATAA
- a CDS encoding NYN domain-containing protein, with amino-acid sequence MDKSKRELLLVDGYNVMGATPRYEGLIDEHTDPKSFDTDPFVRAREALISDVATYAQGRFDAVVVFDGASNADPDRNATHEAGLTVVFSRTGESADSVIERLATQARQEGRMVSVATSDNTIRATIGAGPGDVTAISSKIFVRELERIDTEVAVEEQDRSHHKATIEDRISPDMRKKLWHILRS; translated from the coding sequence ATGGACAAGAGCAAACGCGAGCTGCTGCTCGTGGACGGGTACAATGTAATGGGTGCAACCCCGCGCTATGAGGGGCTGATCGATGAGCACACCGACCCGAAGAGCTTTGACACTGACCCCTTTGTCCGCGCACGCGAAGCCCTGATCAGCGATGTGGCGACCTATGCTCAGGGCCGCTTTGATGCGGTGGTAGTCTTTGACGGAGCCAGCAACGCTGACCCTGACCGCAATGCGACCCACGAGGCAGGACTCACCGTCGTATTCTCCCGAACAGGGGAAAGTGCGGATTCCGTGATCGAGCGCCTTGCGACTCAAGCCCGGCAAGAGGGGAGGATGGTGAGCGTCGCCACCTCGGACAATACGATCCGTGCGACGATCGGCGCTGGCCCTGGAGATGTGACTGCAATCTCCTCAAAAATCTTTGTCCGCGAACTCGAGCGCATCGACACGGAGGTCGCGGTTGAGGAGCAGGACCGTTCCCACCACAAGGCGACGATTGAGGACAGAATCTCACCGGACATGCGCAAAAAACTCTGGCATATTTTACGTAGTTAG
- the rplL gene encoding 50S ribosomal protein L7/L12, protein MAVTKDEIIEAIKEMPALELSELVHDLEDTFGVSAAAPVAVAAAPAAAAAPEEEKTEFDVVLESYGDSKIPVIKVVRKLTNLGLKDAKDLVEAAPKAILEGAKKEDAEAAKKELEDAGASVTLK, encoded by the coding sequence ATGGCTGTCACAAAAGATGAGATCATTGAGGCAATTAAAGAGATGCCGGCACTTGAGCTCTCTGAGCTCGTTCACGACCTTGAGGACACCTTTGGTGTCTCTGCTGCTGCTCCTGTAGCGGTCGCTGCTGCTCCTGCTGCAGCTGCTGCTCCTGAGGAGGAGAAGACCGAGTTTGACGTAGTTCTCGAGAGCTACGGCGACAGTAAGATCCCGGTCATCAAGGTTGTCCGTAAGCTTACCAACCTTGGTCTGAAGGACGCTAAGGACCTCGTTGAGGCTGCTCCTAAGGCAATCCTTGAGGGTGCCAAGAAGGAGGACGCTGAGGCCGCCAAGAAGGAGCTCGAGGACGCAGGTGCTTCTGTAACCCTGAAATAA
- a CDS encoding IS3 family transposase produces MHTDLRVKHDIEARKKAAELFGKGRGYKSVAKELSMPRSTVRKWQQIWKAFGSEALLSMDGKQARYTYGQKVAAAKAVVEDGMSKGDAMASYGIMSLAPLDRWCRAYRDGDAEAEAQGTPEGIGGRSEAAHARAAARAQGSAARGRGGVPKKTAVPGRKGKDLTRAKAEAVHALAQEGYRLDDLLAAAGLARSTYHYALSHPARPTRPKLWKRVAEIFSRCPNGCGHREIAMCLRSEDGARIADKTVLKIMHEMGISCDIRRETDYHRYNSYKGVVGSTFENLLGRDFAAEGPWEKMGTDVTEFRCSFGKAYLAPLYDFSSREIVAWSISEHPDMAQQMDMLCMLIEKLPAWKHPLLHSDMGWQYQHEAYCSKLEGAGIVQSMSRKGNCLDNACTEGLFGHMKDEFFRGNDWDTFEAFKADLEAYIIFWNTRRRQKALGGLTPEEFRNQAV; encoded by the coding sequence ATGCATACCGATCTGAGGGTCAAGCACGACATCGAGGCAAGGAAGAAGGCGGCAGAGCTCTTCGGGAAAGGGCGTGGATACAAGAGCGTGGCGAAGGAGCTCTCCATGCCGCGCAGCACCGTGAGAAAATGGCAGCAGATATGGAAGGCGTTCGGAAGCGAGGCGCTGCTGTCGATGGACGGCAAGCAGGCAAGGTATACATACGGACAGAAGGTCGCAGCCGCGAAGGCCGTCGTCGAGGATGGCATGTCCAAGGGCGATGCGATGGCCAGCTATGGCATCATGTCGCTGGCCCCGCTCGACAGGTGGTGTAGGGCATACCGCGATGGAGACGCTGAGGCCGAAGCCCAAGGGACGCCCGAAGGGATCGGGGGCCGCAGCGAGGCCGCTCACGCGCGAGCAGCAGCTCGAGCGCAGGGTTCAGCAGCTCGAGGCCGAGGTGGCGTACCTAAAAAAACTGCGGTCCCTGGCCGGAAGGGGAAGGATCTGACCAGGGCGAAGGCAGAGGCCGTGCATGCGCTCGCGCAGGAGGGCTACAGGCTCGACGACCTGCTGGCGGCAGCGGGCCTCGCGAGGTCGACGTACCACTATGCGCTCTCCCATCCCGCCAGACCCACCAGGCCAAAGCTCTGGAAGCGCGTGGCGGAGATATTCTCGCGCTGCCCCAACGGATGCGGCCACAGGGAGATAGCCATGTGCCTGCGCAGCGAGGACGGAGCGCGCATAGCCGACAAGACGGTGCTCAAGATCATGCACGAGATGGGGATATCCTGCGACATCAGGCGCGAGACTGACTACCACAGATACAACTCGTACAAGGGGGTCGTAGGCAGCACCTTCGAGAACCTGCTGGGACGCGACTTCGCGGCCGAAGGGCCATGGGAGAAGATGGGGACGGACGTGACGGAATTCAGGTGCTCGTTCGGCAAGGCATACCTCGCGCCGCTCTACGACTTCTCGAGCAGGGAGATCGTCGCATGGTCCATATCGGAGCACCCCGACATGGCGCAGCAGATGGACATGCTCTGCATGCTCATAGAGAAGCTCCCCGCATGGAAGCATCCGCTGCTCCACAGCGACATGGGATGGCAGTACCAGCATGAGGCCTATTGCTCCAAGCTCGAGGGGGCAGGGATCGTGCAGAGCATGTCCAGGAAGGGCAACTGCCTCGACAATGCCTGCACCGAGGGCCTCTTCGGCCATATGAAGGACGAGTTCTTCCGCGGGAATGACTGGGACACGTTCGAGGCGTTCAAGGCAGACCTCGAGGCATATATAATCTTCTGGAACACCCGCAGGCGCCAGAAGGCGCTCGGCGGCCTGACCCCAGAGGAATTCCGGAACCAGGCCGTCTAG
- the nusG gene encoding transcription termination/antitermination protein NusG, producing the protein MVAKHWYVVHTYSGYENKVKTDLEHRIETFGMQDRIVDIQIPTEEVTEVKEGGKRETKEQKVFPGYVLVRMEMDDNTWTVVRNTPGVTGFVGLDGSKPAPLRRSEYNKMMHKDDASKKGPAPKRVASSFEKGQTIKVVSGPLADFDGTISEVDTEANKVRVMLTIFGRETPVELTLDQIRSID; encoded by the coding sequence ATGGTTGCTAAGCATTGGTACGTGGTGCACACGTACTCAGGCTATGAGAACAAGGTTAAGACGGATCTCGAGCACCGCATTGAGACCTTCGGGATGCAGGACAGGATCGTCGACATCCAGATCCCGACCGAAGAGGTTACCGAGGTGAAGGAAGGCGGCAAGCGCGAAACCAAGGAACAGAAAGTCTTCCCGGGCTACGTGCTGGTCCGTATGGAGATGGATGACAACACCTGGACTGTTGTCCGCAACACCCCAGGTGTCACCGGCTTTGTCGGTCTTGACGGCTCTAAGCCCGCTCCGCTGCGCCGCAGTGAGTACAACAAGATGATGCACAAGGACGACGCTTCGAAGAAGGGGCCAGCACCCAAACGAGTTGCCTCGTCCTTTGAGAAGGGCCAGACGATCAAGGTCGTCTCCGGTCCGTTGGCTGATTTTGATGGTACGATATCAGAGGTCGACACGGAGGCCAATAAGGTTCGCGTGATGCTGACGATCTTCGGTCGCGAGACCCCGGTCGAGCTGACCCTCGACCAGATCCGCAGCATCGACTAA
- the rpmG gene encoding 50S ribosomal protein L33 — MRTLVTLACTECKRHNYTTTKNKTNNPERLQMKKYCPWCKKHTLHKETR, encoded by the coding sequence ATGCGTACTTTAGTTACCCTTGCATGCACCGAATGCAAGCGTCACAACTACACCACGACGAAGAACAAGACTAACAATCCGGAGCGTCTCCAGATGAAGAAGTATTGCCCGTGGTGCAAGAAGCACACGCTGCACAAGGAGACCCGCTAA
- the ispF gene encoding 2-C-methyl-D-erythritol 2,4-cyclodiphosphate synthase encodes MERIGHGYDVHRLVEGRKLILCGVDIPSERGLLGHSDADVATHALMDAILGALREGDIGQLFPDTDPAYEGADSLKLLSQVMEKVRSHGFELIDCDITIAAQAPKLAPYRDEMRKRLAEAMDVAPEQCGVKATTTEGLGFVGRGEGIAAWAVALLGRSA; translated from the coding sequence ATAGAGCGCATCGGGCATGGATATGACGTACACCGTTTGGTGGAAGGCAGAAAGCTGATCCTCTGTGGGGTGGACATCCCCTCTGAAAGGGGGCTTTTGGGTCACTCCGATGCGGATGTAGCGACCCATGCGCTGATGGATGCGATTCTCGGAGCTTTGCGCGAAGGGGATATCGGACAGCTCTTTCCCGACACTGATCCTGCCTATGAGGGGGCTGACTCGCTCAAATTGCTGAGCCAAGTGATGGAGAAAGTGCGAAGCCACGGTTTTGAGCTGATCGATTGCGATATCACGATCGCCGCCCAGGCGCCCAAGCTTGCACCCTATCGGGATGAGATGAGAAAACGCCTAGCTGAAGCCATGGACGTTGCTCCTGAGCAGTGCGGCGTCAAGGCTACCACGACTGAGGGATTGGGCTTCGTAGGGCGCGGCGAAGGCATTGCAGCGTGGGCCGTAGCGCTGCTTGGCCGCAGCGCTTGA
- the rplK gene encoding 50S ribosomal protein L11 gives MPKKVINFIKLQIPAGKATPAPPVGPALSAAQVNIMQFCTAFNNQTKDKAGDIIPVEISVYEDHSFDFVTKTPPAAELIKKALKITSGSGVPQRDKVGELSQEQLEEIAKIKMPDLNANDIDAAKKVVAGTARSMGVTVAEN, from the coding sequence ATGCCTAAGAAGGTTATCAATTTTATTAAGCTGCAGATTCCAGCCGGCAAGGCAACCCCCGCTCCTCCAGTAGGACCGGCACTGAGCGCCGCACAGGTCAACATCATGCAGTTCTGCACTGCATTCAACAACCAGACCAAGGACAAGGCCGGTGACATTATCCCGGTTGAGATCTCCGTCTACGAGGACCACAGCTTCGACTTCGTCACCAAGACCCCGCCTGCAGCTGAGCTGATCAAGAAGGCCCTCAAGATCACGAGCGGCTCCGGCGTTCCTCAGCGTGATAAGGTCGGTGAGCTCTCTCAGGAGCAGCTTGAAGAGATCGCAAAGATCAAGATGCCGGACCTGAACGCAAACGACATTGACGCCGCCAAGAAGGTCGTCGCTGGCACGGCGCGCTCCATGGGCGTCACAGTCGCCGAGAACTAA
- the secE gene encoding preprotein translocase subunit SecE — protein sequence MANKERNKRSARKARAAERAQREAARKAANGSFAATQDAEKQKKAPKYVKKAPDSKNTKTTTVAVKPKKKGRIRSYWNDVRTEMHRVVWPSKKELRNYTGAVIVLLIIFGVCTWLVDTGVVALLVGFTGLRG from the coding sequence ATGGCTAATAAGGAGCGTAATAAGCGGTCTGCTCGCAAAGCGCGCGCTGCGGAACGTGCTCAACGTGAAGCGGCCCGTAAGGCCGCAAATGGTTCCTTTGCGGCTACCCAGGATGCTGAGAAGCAGAAGAAGGCTCCGAAGTATGTGAAGAAGGCTCCCGATAGTAAGAACACGAAGACGACCACCGTCGCGGTCAAACCAAAGAAGAAGGGACGTATCCGCAGCTATTGGAACGATGTGAGGACCGAGATGCACCGCGTCGTGTGGCCCTCCAAGAAAGAGCTCAGAAATTATACGGGCGCGGTTATCGTCCTGCTCATTATCTTTGGTGTCTGCACCTGGCTTGTTGATACCGGTGTCGTTGCATTACTCGTCGGATTTACAGGACTGAGGGGCTAG
- the rplA gene encoding 50S ribosomal protein L1 → MAKHGKTYRENSKRVENKLYQPSEAVTLVKQLASAKFDETIDVAIRLGVDTRKADQNIRGSVSLPNGTGKNVRVAVFAEGEKAREAEEAGADIVGSDDLVKQVQGGELNFDAAIATPNMMSKVGRLGRILGPRGLMPNPRLGTVTMDVAKMVKELKAGRVEYRADRYGICHVPLGKASFDEQKLLENYAALIAEIVRIKPATAKGKYIKSVTLSSTMGPGVKVDPTATRNLLPQA, encoded by the coding sequence ATGGCAAAGCATGGTAAGACTTACCGCGAGAACTCCAAGAGGGTAGAGAACAAACTCTATCAGCCGAGCGAGGCAGTTACCCTCGTAAAGCAGCTCGCTAGTGCTAAATTCGACGAGACTATCGATGTCGCAATCCGCTTGGGCGTCGATACCAGAAAAGCGGATCAGAACATCCGTGGCTCCGTCTCACTGCCGAACGGCACCGGTAAGAATGTCCGCGTCGCCGTCTTCGCTGAGGGCGAGAAGGCCCGTGAGGCTGAAGAGGCAGGCGCCGATATCGTGGGCTCCGACGACCTCGTCAAGCAGGTCCAGGGCGGCGAGCTTAACTTTGACGCTGCGATCGCAACCCCGAACATGATGAGCAAGGTTGGCCGTCTGGGCCGTATCCTCGGACCCCGTGGCTTGATGCCAAACCCGCGTCTGGGCACCGTAACTATGGATGTCGCAAAGATGGTCAAAGAGCTCAAGGCTGGCCGGGTGGAGTATCGTGCAGACCGCTACGGTATCTGCCACGTACCTCTGGGGAAGGCTTCCTTCGACGAGCAGAAGTTGCTTGAGAACTACGCAGCGCTGATCGCTGAGATCGTCCGTATCAAGCCGGCAACCGCCAAGGGTAAGTACATCAAGTCCGTCACGCTCTCGAGCACGATGGGCCCGGGCGTCAAAGTCGATCCGACCGCAACCCGCAACCTGCTTCCGCAGGCGTAG
- the tuf gene encoding elongation factor Tu → MAKQKFERTKPHVNIGTIGHVDHGKTTLTAAITKVLSETPGCKATYEPFEDIDKAPEERQRGITITVSHVEYETQKRHYAHVDCPGHADYIKNMISGAAQMDGAILVIAATDGPMAQTREHILLARQVGVKYIVVFLNKCDMVDDEELIDLVEEETRDLLSEYGYPGDKIPIIRGSALGALQGDPKWVDSVKKLMEAVDTYIPTPKRDNEKPFLMAIEDVMTISGRGTVATGRVERGTLKMNDPVEIVGIRPTQKSTATGIEMFRKTLDFCEAGDNVGILLRGIRREDIERGQVICAPGSITPHQKFEGEVYVLTKEEGGRHTPFFSNYRPQFYFRTTDITGTITLPEGVEMAMPGDHVTISVELIHHIAMEQGDRFAVREGGHTVADGRVSKIIE, encoded by the coding sequence ATGGCCAAGCAAAAATTTGAGCGCACTAAGCCACATGTAAACATTGGTACCATCGGCCACGTTGACCATGGTAAGACCACCCTGACGGCAGCTATCACCAAGGTCCTATCTGAAACTCCGGGTTGCAAAGCGACCTATGAGCCGTTTGAGGACATTGATAAGGCTCCTGAAGAGCGTCAGCGCGGTATCACGATTACTGTCTCTCACGTTGAGTATGAGACCCAGAAGCGTCACTATGCACACGTTGACTGCCCGGGCCATGCTGACTACATCAAGAACATGATTTCCGGCGCAGCACAGATGGATGGCGCAATCCTGGTCATTGCTGCTACCGATGGCCCTATGGCACAGACTCGTGAGCACATCCTGCTCGCCCGCCAGGTCGGCGTTAAGTATATCGTCGTATTCCTGAACAAGTGCGATATGGTCGACGACGAAGAGCTCATCGACCTCGTTGAGGAAGAGACCCGTGACCTGCTCTCTGAGTACGGTTACCCCGGAGACAAGATTCCTATCATCCGTGGCTCCGCGCTCGGCGCACTCCAGGGTGATCCGAAGTGGGTTGACTCCGTCAAGAAGCTGATGGAGGCTGTCGATACCTACATCCCGACCCCGAAGCGTGATAACGAGAAGCCGTTCCTGATGGCTATCGAGGACGTTATGACCATTTCCGGCCGTGGTACCGTTGCAACCGGCCGTGTTGAGCGCGGTACGCTGAAGATGAACGACCCGGTTGAAATCGTCGGTATCCGTCCGACCCAGAAGTCAACCGCAACCGGTATCGAGATGTTCCGTAAGACCCTGGACTTCTGCGAGGCGGGCGACAATGTCGGTATTCTGCTTCGTGGTATCCGTCGTGAGGACATCGAGCGTGGCCAGGTCATCTGCGCGCCGGGCTCCATCACCCCGCACCAGAAGTTCGAGGGCGAGGTCTACGTTCTGACCAAGGAGGAGGGTGGCCGTCACACACCGTTCTTCTCCAACTATCGTCCGCAGTTCTACTTCAGAACGACCGATATCACTGGCACCATCACCCTGCCTGAGGGCGTCGAGATGGCAATGCCGGGCGACCATGTGACGATCAGCGTTGAGCTGATCCACCACATCGCAATGGAGCAGGGCGACCGCTTCGCAGTCCGTGAAGGTGGCCACACCGTTGCTGATGGCCGTGTCTCCAAGATTATTGAGTAG
- a CDS encoding helix-turn-helix domain-containing protein, producing MCHYTHLKPSGEGLHSRAAWHKGRSIVYIAAEIGRDSSSICRELKRNARHGHFRACTAQKEGG from the coding sequence ATGTGCCACTACACACATCTTAAGCCCTCAGGAGAGGGACTGCATAGCCGAGCTGCGTGGCACAAGGGAAGGTCAATTGTCTATATCGCGGCAGAGATCGGCAGGGACAGCTCCAGCATCTGCCGCGAGCTCAAAAGGAACGCACGGCACGGACACTTTAGGGCATGTACTGCCCAAAAGGAGGGCGGATGA